The following are from one region of the Sandaracinus amylolyticus genome:
- a CDS encoding carboxypeptidase-like regulatory domain-containing protein, protein MIGQLRPALVPALFVLLAASACGEETNASAYDLSGIVTVERDDGSSAGLGGARVTFTSDTGLVEETTTGDDGRYEMQVLSDVAFGQVRAEKTGFTSSERTVYFDRAERRIDLELREASE, encoded by the coding sequence ATGATCGGACAGCTCCGCCCTGCCCTGGTTCCCGCGCTCTTCGTGTTGCTCGCGGCGAGCGCGTGCGGCGAGGAGACGAACGCGAGCGCGTACGATCTCTCGGGCATCGTCACGGTCGAGCGCGACGACGGATCGTCCGCGGGGCTCGGCGGTGCGCGCGTGACGTTCACGTCGGACACCGGGCTCGTCGAGGAGACGACCACCGGCGACGACGGACGCTACGAGATGCAGGTGCTCAGCGACGTCGCGTTCGGACAGGTGCGCGCGGAGAAGACCGGCTTCACGAGCTCGGAGCGCACGGTCTACTTCGATCGCGCGGAGCGCCGGATCGATCTGGAGCTGCGCGAAGCGAGTGAGTGA
- a CDS encoding GTP-binding protein, with product MSFINYLSREINCKIVYYGPGLCGKTTNLQYIYNKTNPEAKGKMISLATETERTLFFDFLPLALGEIRGFKTRFHLYTVPGQVFYDASRKLILKGVDGVVFVADSQIARMEANLESMENLRTNLAEQGYSLDKLPYVVQYNKRDMPSVAPVDELRRLLNPGGVPDYEAVAATGVGVFETLKSVAKLVLTELKRSGG from the coding sequence ATGTCGTTCATCAACTACCTGTCGCGCGAGATCAACTGCAAGATCGTCTATTACGGACCTGGTCTCTGCGGAAAGACCACGAATCTCCAGTACATCTACAACAAGACGAATCCCGAGGCGAAGGGCAAGATGATCAGCCTCGCCACGGAGACCGAGCGGACTCTGTTCTTCGATTTCCTCCCGCTCGCGCTCGGTGAGATTCGCGGATTCAAGACTCGATTCCACCTCTACACGGTTCCCGGTCAGGTCTTCTACGACGCGAGCCGGAAGTTGATCCTGAAGGGTGTCGACGGAGTCGTGTTCGTCGCCGACTCGCAGATCGCGCGTATGGAAGCGAACCTCGAGTCGATGGAGAACCTGCGCACGAACCTCGCGGAGCAGGGCTACTCGCTCGATAAGCTCCCGTACGTCGTCCAGTACAACAAGCGCGACATGCCGAGCGTCGCGCCGGTCGACGAGCTGCGCAGGCTGCTCAATCCCGGCGGTGTGCCGGACTACGAGGCGGTCGCGGCGACGGGCGTGGGCGTGTTCGAGACGCTGAAGTCGGTCGCAAAGCTCGTGCTCACCGAGCTCAAGCGCTCGGGCGGCTGA
- a CDS encoding roadblock/LC7 domain-containing protein, with product MTNPQMVMYEEEFNQIQAIVTRLVKEANARVVFIIDKNGQLIAAAGETEQLDTTSLASLTAGNIAATGGMAKLLRENEFTTQFHEGEKQNIHIQLVGNRVILVVIFDNKTSLGLVRLRVKKASEELNGIFEALLRKVQDPSRETPFAEITDDDIDNLFND from the coding sequence ATGACGAACCCGCAGATGGTCATGTACGAGGAGGAGTTCAACCAGATCCAGGCGATCGTGACGCGCCTGGTGAAGGAAGCGAACGCCCGCGTCGTGTTCATCATCGACAAGAACGGCCAGCTGATCGCGGCGGCCGGTGAGACCGAGCAGCTCGATACGACCTCTCTCGCCTCGCTCACAGCCGGCAACATCGCCGCGACGGGCGGTATGGCGAAGCTCCTCCGCGAGAACGAGTTCACGACTCAGTTCCACGAGGGCGAGAAGCAGAACATCCACATCCAGCTCGTCGGCAACCGCGTCATCTTGGTCGTGATCTTCGACAACAAGACGAGCCTCGGTCTGGTGCGCCTCCGCGTGAAGAAGGCGAGCGAAGAGCTCAACGGCATCTTCGAGGCACTGCTCCGCAAAGTGCAGGATCCGTCGCGCGAGACTCCGTTCGCAGAGATCACCGACGACGACATCGACAATCTGTTCAACGACTGA
- the sppA gene encoding signal peptide peptidase SppA produces MPRERWVHVKLRSRLVEVDRPLHALARFVPGLATRRPTSLLALRELTDHILRDSNVEGVVFEIPSLHAGWSSVDAVRELIQKLCAGGKKVVAWLPDGGGNRELFLASAATRVLTSPNATLAPLGIAASSSYVKGLLDRFGVQVEVHRRAEFKTAAETAVSETMSEAQREQLGALLDTIDRALVSALASRTKLGPTPEAREAKVRTLFDDALVSARAALDAGLIDGLCYEDGLPQALLEGEGKPPKVVRASRYFSFHRSRFFRPVGPRPYIAIVPVHGAITSGGGGPAVGGPPATQEAVIGAIRMVGRDPRCLGAVLHVNSPGGSAHASDLIHREVELLREKKPVIACFGEVAASGGYYIAAPAHAIIAQPLAITGSIGVVSARLVARDLLEGMGVHTEVVRRAPHADLLANPRPMDADEHAIFEREIDNFYRTFVGIVAKGRNKSDADVEPLARGRVWSGADAHARGLVDKLGGLDVAIDEVRSRITFLPSALRGIIEPRVVWPRPGDAPPIPLAAASTMLGGHAGTLLDRLDPSVAEILSLVSGRDRVLFYATGLPRID; encoded by the coding sequence ATGCCGCGTGAGCGCTGGGTGCACGTCAAGCTTCGGAGCCGGCTGGTCGAGGTCGATCGCCCGCTGCACGCGCTGGCTCGATTCGTCCCCGGGCTCGCCACGCGCAGACCGACGTCGCTGCTCGCGCTGCGTGAGCTGACCGACCACATCCTGCGCGACTCGAACGTCGAGGGCGTGGTGTTCGAGATCCCCTCGCTGCACGCGGGATGGAGCTCGGTCGACGCGGTGCGGGAGCTCATCCAGAAGCTCTGCGCGGGCGGCAAGAAGGTCGTCGCGTGGTTGCCCGACGGAGGAGGCAACCGCGAGCTCTTCCTTGCGTCCGCGGCGACGCGCGTGCTCACCTCGCCCAACGCGACGCTCGCGCCGCTCGGGATCGCCGCGTCGAGCAGCTACGTGAAGGGCCTGCTCGATCGGTTCGGTGTGCAGGTCGAGGTGCATCGCCGCGCGGAGTTCAAGACCGCGGCCGAGACGGCGGTGAGCGAGACGATGAGCGAGGCGCAGCGCGAGCAGCTCGGCGCGCTCCTCGACACGATCGATCGCGCGCTCGTCTCCGCGCTCGCGTCGCGCACCAAGCTCGGCCCCACGCCCGAGGCCCGCGAGGCGAAGGTGCGCACGCTCTTCGACGACGCGCTGGTGTCGGCGCGCGCCGCGCTCGACGCGGGGCTGATCGACGGGCTCTGCTACGAGGACGGCCTTCCGCAGGCGCTGCTCGAGGGCGAGGGCAAGCCGCCGAAGGTGGTGCGCGCGTCGCGCTACTTCAGCTTCCATCGGTCGCGCTTCTTCCGCCCGGTCGGCCCCCGCCCGTACATCGCGATCGTGCCGGTCCACGGCGCGATCACGTCGGGCGGCGGAGGTCCCGCGGTGGGCGGACCGCCGGCGACGCAGGAGGCGGTGATCGGCGCGATCCGCATGGTCGGTCGCGATCCCCGATGCCTCGGCGCGGTGCTCCACGTGAACTCGCCGGGCGGCTCGGCGCACGCGAGCGATCTGATCCACCGCGAGGTCGAGCTGCTGCGCGAGAAGAAGCCGGTGATCGCGTGCTTCGGCGAGGTCGCGGCGAGCGGCGGCTACTACATCGCGGCGCCCGCGCACGCGATCATCGCGCAGCCGCTGGCGATCACCGGATCGATCGGTGTCGTCTCGGCGCGCCTCGTCGCGCGCGATCTGCTCGAGGGCATGGGCGTGCACACCGAGGTCGTGCGGCGCGCGCCCCACGCCGATCTGCTCGCGAACCCGCGTCCGATGGACGCCGACGAGCACGCGATCTTCGAGCGCGAGATCGACAACTTCTACCGGACGTTCGTCGGCATCGTCGCGAAGGGGCGCAACAAGTCGGACGCCGACGTGGAGCCGCTCGCGCGCGGCCGCGTGTGGTCGGGCGCCGACGCGCATGCACGCGGGCTCGTCGACAAGCTCGGCGGGCTCGACGTCGCGATCGACGAGGTCCGCTCCCGCATCACGTTCCTGCCGAGCGCGCTGCGCGGGATCATCGAGCCGCGCGTGGTGTGGCCGCGCCCCGGCGATGCGCCCCCGATCCCGCTCGCGGCCGCGAGCACGATGCTCGGGGGTCACGCGGGCACGCTGCTCGATCGGCTCGATCCCTCGGTCGCCGAGATCCTGTCGCTCGTGAGCGGGCGCGATCGCGTGCTCTTCTACGCGACGGGCCTCCCGCGCATCGATTGA
- a CDS encoding stage II sporulation protein M: MSDAFRFVRERTPMWEELERLLTTIESRGARALDVAGARRFGRLYRAVSADLVRARAEGVDPAVIDHLNDLVARSYAQVHSGSGAPWSSIFAFFALELPRLVRAEWRAMALSAALLFGGVAMGAGAALIDPGVIGVLIPEAHAETTPDERVAHDEGRAPHHGDEAAAFSTFLFTHNIQVTFLVFALGITLGVGTAAVLVSNGIPLGALAVQYHLAGHGLFFWAWILPHGIPELTQIVIAGAAGLVIARGVVLPGRRARGDALRAEARRAARLVIGGMPILVLAGVIEGTISQMHEPAMPYVAKLVFAAVVGIALFAWLIVAGRGRAPAE; this comes from the coding sequence GTGAGCGACGCGTTTCGCTTCGTCCGCGAGCGGACCCCGATGTGGGAAGAGCTCGAGCGGCTCCTGACGACCATCGAGTCGCGGGGCGCCCGCGCGCTCGACGTGGCGGGCGCGAGGCGCTTCGGGAGGCTCTATCGCGCGGTGTCGGCGGACCTCGTGCGGGCCCGCGCGGAGGGCGTCGATCCCGCGGTGATCGATCACCTGAACGATCTCGTCGCGCGCTCGTACGCGCAGGTGCACTCGGGCAGCGGCGCGCCGTGGTCGTCGATCTTCGCGTTCTTCGCGCTCGAGCTACCACGGCTGGTGCGCGCGGAGTGGCGCGCGATGGCGCTCTCGGCGGCGCTGCTCTTCGGCGGGGTCGCGATGGGCGCGGGCGCGGCGCTGATCGATCCCGGCGTCATCGGCGTGCTGATCCCCGAGGCACACGCGGAGACGACGCCCGACGAGCGCGTGGCGCACGACGAAGGACGCGCGCCGCACCACGGCGACGAGGCCGCGGCGTTCTCGACGTTCCTCTTCACGCACAACATCCAGGTCACGTTCCTGGTGTTCGCCCTCGGCATCACGCTCGGCGTGGGCACCGCGGCGGTGCTCGTGAGCAACGGCATCCCGCTGGGCGCGCTCGCGGTGCAGTACCACCTCGCGGGGCACGGGCTCTTCTTCTGGGCGTGGATCCTCCCGCACGGCATCCCGGAGCTCACGCAGATCGTGATCGCGGGCGCCGCGGGGCTCGTGATCGCGCGCGGCGTGGTGCTACCGGGACGTCGTGCGCGCGGCGACGCGCTGCGCGCCGAGGCCCGTCGCGCTGCGCGCCTCGTGATCGGCGGGATGCCGATCCTCGTGCTCGCCGGCGTGATCGAAGGGACGATCAGCCAGATGCACGAGCCGGCGATGCCCTACGTCGCGAAGCTGGTGTTCGCAGCGGTCGTGGGCATCGCGCTCTTCGCGTGGCTGATCGTCGCGGGACGCGGTCGCGCGCCGGCGGAATGA
- a CDS encoding RDD family protein — protein MRSIVRITTPENVPFEHELAGLPSRALAWAIDLVVMAVAIVVAARIAEAFGAAGGFASAITFLAVFLVQWWYGALFEWWLGGQTLGKRAVGLRVLDERGFRIGFVQAVVRNLVRVADLLPGLYLVGGISALVDARGRRLGDLAAGTMVVRERPRPAPSALVPPAERQGAFADDPAVRLASRRISAAERDAMIALGLRRDQLPLAVRHALFARLAEHLEGRLGIDRPAFLSAERFVLHLTAILVDR, from the coding sequence GTGCGGTCGATCGTCCGCATCACCACGCCCGAGAACGTCCCGTTCGAGCACGAGCTCGCAGGCCTTCCTTCGCGCGCGCTCGCGTGGGCGATCGATCTCGTCGTGATGGCCGTCGCGATCGTGGTCGCGGCGCGCATCGCCGAGGCGTTCGGCGCGGCCGGCGGGTTCGCCAGCGCCATCACCTTCCTCGCAGTCTTCCTGGTGCAGTGGTGGTACGGCGCGCTCTTCGAGTGGTGGCTCGGCGGCCAGACCCTCGGGAAGCGCGCCGTCGGCCTGCGCGTGCTCGACGAGCGAGGCTTCCGCATCGGGTTCGTGCAGGCGGTCGTGCGCAACCTGGTGCGCGTCGCGGATCTGCTCCCGGGCCTCTATCTGGTCGGCGGCATCTCGGCGCTCGTCGATGCGCGAGGCCGTCGTCTCGGCGACCTCGCCGCGGGCACGATGGTCGTGCGAGAGCGCCCGCGCCCCGCGCCGTCGGCGCTGGTCCCGCCCGCGGAGCGACAGGGCGCGTTCGCCGATGATCCCGCGGTGCGGCTCGCGTCGCGTCGCATCAGCGCGGCCGAGCGCGACGCGATGATCGCGCTCGGTCTACGCCGCGATCAGCTCCCGCTCGCGGTGCGCCATGCGCTCTTCGCGCGCCTGGCCGAGCACCTCGAAGGACGCCTGGGCATCGACCGCCCCGCGTTCCTCTCCGCCGAGCGCTTCGTCCTGCACCTGACCGCGATCCTCGTGGACCGCTGA
- a CDS encoding serine/threonine-protein kinase: MARICQRCQHHNEDHAKFCLSCGAMLEVEVADAGDALIGKVLMGRYRPTKLLGEGGMGRVYLAEQKMGAAVRKVAIKTLHPELSQDPQLVARFHRESETVIELSHPNTIQFFDFGELEDGTLFIVMEFIEGRSLASEMEKTRLDVARIEKILIQICGSLHEAHGRGIVHRDLKPDNVLLTDRGGQTDFVKVLDFGIAKKGEAEDPQKQKLTKQGMVLGTPPYMSPEQFSGKTLDARSDIYSLGVMVYEMLVGVLPFDAKTPWEWATKHLTAQPAPFEAHPGGAAIAHNKKNAVMRALSKDREQRQATVLEFLQEFTGYQDAQAAWTMATSSAGSAPGNPRPPAPTPGPMQQFGHAATPPPSVPGMMAPGGHVPSAPGAPIPGVTPGFGQTSPLPVQGTYPGAYPSNPGMQPGMPGATGYGYPAPQKSGGGAGKIIVALVMLLFVVGGVIGGVILFFASQTTTTTDPNGPQAGVVGQDPVAQPPQQPMQPVMQPMQPVLQPTTTPTVTTTPTTTPTTTPTTTPTTTPTVTTTPDAGTRVASTETPGRDDDGPSKRGPSPADEARARSLIGAGIAAVQRNDFRAAIASLQQAQRLVGRRSPITRQLQDELDRRGGNQILSLLQQGRCPQAQQLFRDLRGVGANGGARYFDPSWCPRP, from the coding sequence GTGGCTCGTATTTGTCAGCGCTGCCAGCACCACAACGAAGACCACGCCAAGTTCTGCCTCAGCTGCGGCGCGATGCTCGAGGTCGAGGTCGCGGACGCGGGTGATGCGCTCATCGGCAAGGTGCTGATGGGCCGCTATCGCCCGACGAAGCTGCTCGGCGAAGGCGGCATGGGCCGCGTGTACCTCGCCGAGCAGAAGATGGGCGCCGCGGTCCGCAAGGTCGCGATCAAGACGCTGCATCCCGAGCTCTCGCAGGACCCTCAGCTCGTCGCGCGCTTCCACCGCGAGTCCGAGACGGTCATCGAGCTCTCGCACCCGAACACGATCCAGTTCTTCGACTTCGGCGAGCTCGAGGACGGGACGCTCTTCATCGTCATGGAGTTCATCGAGGGGCGCTCGCTCGCCTCCGAGATGGAGAAGACGCGCCTCGACGTCGCCCGCATCGAGAAGATCCTCATCCAGATCTGCGGCTCGCTGCACGAAGCGCACGGGCGCGGGATCGTCCACCGCGACCTCAAGCCCGACAACGTGCTGCTCACGGATCGCGGCGGTCAGACCGACTTCGTGAAGGTGCTGGACTTCGGCATCGCGAAGAAGGGCGAGGCCGAGGACCCGCAGAAGCAGAAGCTGACGAAGCAAGGCATGGTGCTGGGCACGCCGCCCTACATGTCTCCGGAGCAGTTCAGCGGGAAGACGCTCGACGCGCGCTCCGACATCTACTCGCTCGGCGTGATGGTCTACGAGATGCTCGTGGGCGTCCTGCCGTTCGACGCGAAGACGCCGTGGGAGTGGGCGACGAAGCACCTGACCGCGCAGCCCGCGCCCTTCGAGGCGCACCCGGGCGGCGCGGCGATCGCGCACAACAAGAAGAACGCGGTCATGCGCGCGCTCTCGAAGGATCGCGAGCAGCGCCAGGCGACGGTGCTCGAGTTCCTGCAGGAGTTCACGGGGTACCAGGACGCGCAGGCCGCGTGGACGATGGCGACGTCGTCGGCGGGATCGGCGCCGGGCAATCCGCGTCCGCCGGCGCCCACGCCGGGCCCGATGCAGCAGTTCGGGCACGCGGCGACGCCGCCTCCGAGCGTGCCGGGGATGATGGCGCCGGGCGGCCACGTGCCGTCGGCGCCGGGCGCGCCGATCCCCGGGGTGACGCCGGGGTTCGGGCAGACCTCGCCGCTGCCGGTGCAGGGCACCTACCCCGGTGCCTATCCGAGCAACCCGGGCATGCAGCCGGGGATGCCGGGCGCGACGGGCTACGGCTACCCGGCGCCCCAGAAGTCCGGCGGCGGCGCGGGGAAGATCATCGTCGCGCTGGTGATGCTGCTCTTCGTGGTGGGCGGCGTGATCGGCGGCGTGATCCTGTTCTTCGCGTCGCAGACGACCACCACCACCGATCCCAACGGCCCGCAGGCGGGCGTGGTGGGCCAGGACCCGGTCGCGCAGCCCCCGCAGCAGCCGATGCAGCCGGTGATGCAGCCGATGCAGCCGGTGCTGCAGCCGACGACGACCCCGACCGTCACCACGACGCCGACCACCACGCCGACGACGACCCCGACCACCACGCCGACGACGACCCCGACGGTCACCACGACGCCGGACGCGGGGACGCGGGTGGCGTCGACCGAGACGCCCGGGCGCGACGACGACGGCCCGTCCAAGCGCGGCCCCTCGCCCGCCGACGAAGCGCGCGCACGCTCGCTGATCGGCGCCGGGATCGCGGCGGTGCAGCGCAACGACTTCCGCGCGGCGATTGCGTCGCTGCAGCAGGCGCAGCGCCTGGTCGGACGTCGCTCGCCGATCACGCGTCAGCTCCAGGACGAGCTCGATCGGCGCGGCGGGAACCAGATCCTCTCGCTGCTCCAGCAGGGCCGCTGCCCCCAGGCGCAGCAGCTGTTCCGCGATCTCCGGGGCGTCGGTGCCAACGGAGGGGCGCGCTACTTCGACCCGTCGTGGTGCCCGCGCCCCTGA
- a CDS encoding DUF2752 domain-containing protein yields the protein MSDRAITTKTPEVSNEASGVVVPSRPPLPDRPQWRRVLDAATPLLALLLLAAIEFPLCPTRLMFGVPCPGCGLTRATLAILQLDFAAMWRLHPMAPVMTPIVAWFLSKPILEELGWIPKHRVFVRVPNLVWGVLLVMFFGLYVARLGGLLGGLPDPIDPHASMIGRAWDLVAPHVH from the coding sequence GTGAGCGATCGCGCGATCACGACCAAGACGCCCGAGGTCTCGAACGAGGCCTCGGGCGTCGTCGTTCCGTCGAGACCGCCGCTCCCCGACAGACCGCAGTGGCGCCGCGTGCTCGATGCCGCGACGCCGCTGCTCGCGCTCTTGCTGCTCGCCGCGATCGAATTCCCGCTCTGCCCGACGCGCCTGATGTTCGGCGTGCCGTGCCCGGGCTGCGGCCTGACGCGCGCGACGCTCGCGATCCTGCAGCTCGACTTCGCCGCGATGTGGCGCCTGCACCCGATGGCGCCGGTGATGACGCCGATCGTCGCGTGGTTCCTGTCGAAGCCCATCCTGGAAGAGCTCGGGTGGATCCCGAAGCACCGCGTGTTCGTGCGGGTGCCCAACCTCGTGTGGGGCGTGCTGCTCGTGATGTTCTTCGGGCTCTACGTCGCGCGGCTCGGAGGGCTGCTCGGTGGGCTGCCGGATCCGATTGATCCGCATGCGAGCATGATCGGGCGCGCCTGGGACCTCGTCGCGCCGCACGTGCACTGA
- a CDS encoding acyl-CoA carboxylase subunit beta, with product MTVKKPFDPVAALDDLDRRALEGGGAARIAKQHEAGKLTARERIDLLLDPGSFVEMDRLVVHRCTDFGMGEQKIPGDGVVTGYGSIEGRKVFVFAQDFTVFGGSLSAAYARKITKIMDLAMRVGAPVIGLNDSGGARIQEGVESLAGYAEIFQANVLASGVVPQISAILGPCAGGAVYSPALTDFIFMVEKTSYMFITGPDVIKTVTHEEVSKEELGGARTHNETSGVAHFASADDASCLAAIRELMGFLPLNNHEDPPHRPTTDSVDREDAELDTLVPRDSAKPYDIKQVITKVVDDGVFFEVQERFAENIVIGFARIGGSPIGVVANQPQILAGCLDIDASVKAARFVRFCDAFNVPIVTFVDVPGFLPGTAQEYGGIIKHGAKLLYAYAEATVPKITVITRKAYGGAYDVMASKHLRGDMNFAWPSAEIAVMGPDGAVNIVYRREIEKASDPVAAKAHFVDEYRAKFANPFKAAELGFVDEVIHPRTTRARLARALWLLRDKRLENPPKKHDNLPL from the coding sequence ATGACCGTGAAGAAGCCCTTCGATCCCGTCGCTGCTCTCGATGATCTCGACCGACGTGCGCTCGAGGGCGGCGGCGCCGCGCGCATCGCGAAGCAGCACGAAGCGGGCAAGCTCACCGCGCGCGAGCGCATCGATCTGCTCCTCGATCCCGGCTCGTTCGTGGAGATGGATCGCCTCGTCGTGCATCGCTGCACCGACTTCGGCATGGGCGAGCAGAAGATCCCCGGCGACGGCGTGGTCACGGGCTACGGCAGCATCGAGGGCCGCAAGGTCTTCGTGTTCGCCCAGGACTTCACGGTCTTCGGCGGGTCGCTCTCCGCGGCCTACGCCCGGAAGATCACGAAGATCATGGACCTCGCGATGCGTGTCGGCGCGCCGGTGATCGGCCTCAACGACTCGGGCGGCGCGCGCATCCAGGAGGGCGTCGAGTCGCTCGCGGGCTACGCCGAGATCTTCCAGGCGAACGTGCTCGCGTCGGGCGTCGTCCCGCAGATCAGCGCGATCCTCGGCCCGTGCGCCGGCGGCGCGGTGTACTCGCCCGCGCTGACCGACTTCATCTTCATGGTCGAGAAGACCTCCTACATGTTCATCACCGGCCCCGACGTGATCAAGACGGTCACGCACGAGGAGGTGAGCAAGGAAGAGCTCGGCGGCGCGCGCACCCACAACGAGACGAGCGGCGTCGCGCACTTCGCCTCGGCCGACGACGCGTCGTGCCTCGCCGCGATCCGCGAGCTGATGGGCTTCCTGCCGCTCAACAACCACGAGGACCCGCCGCACCGCCCCACGACCGACTCGGTGGATCGCGAGGACGCGGAGCTCGACACGCTGGTCCCGCGCGACTCGGCGAAGCCCTACGACATCAAGCAGGTCATCACGAAGGTCGTCGACGACGGCGTGTTCTTCGAAGTGCAGGAGCGCTTCGCCGAGAACATCGTGATCGGCTTCGCGCGCATCGGCGGCTCGCCGATCGGCGTCGTCGCGAACCAGCCGCAGATCCTCGCGGGCTGCCTCGACATCGACGCGAGCGTGAAGGCCGCGCGCTTCGTGCGCTTCTGCGACGCGTTCAACGTGCCGATCGTCACGTTCGTCGACGTGCCCGGGTTCCTCCCCGGCACCGCGCAGGAGTACGGCGGGATCATCAAGCACGGCGCGAAGCTGCTCTACGCGTACGCCGAGGCGACGGTCCCGAAGATCACGGTCATCACCCGCAAGGCGTACGGCGGCGCGTACGACGTGATGGCGAGCAAGCACCTGCGCGGCGACATGAACTTCGCGTGGCCGAGCGCGGAGATCGCGGTGATGGGCCCCGACGGCGCGGTGAACATCGTCTATCGCCGCGAGATCGAGAAGGCGAGCGACCCGGTCGCGGCGAAGGCGCACTTCGTCGACGAGTACCGCGCGAAGTTCGCGAACCCGTTCAAGGCGGCGGAGCTCGGGTTCGTCGACGAGGTGATCCACCCGCGCACGACGCGCGCGCGCCTGGCGCGCGCGTTGTGGCTGCTGCGCGACAAGCGGCTCGAGAACCCGCCGAAGAAGCACGACAACCTGCCGCTCTGA
- a CDS encoding L-histidine N(alpha)-methyltransferase, which yields MRSRRTTDRSSSDVESARPSRPTAPSQLLELFFSTCAELGIESDRDVAALAGVSVENVANWRSGAVRELKPYKLAGVKRAIAARIAQLKDRASLMDSTVHLKLRPLEIEEGSSPAEQQRKLRDRVHYDYVGHQFLYSEAQGALAWESIIRSGYEQDSWLRGVRDQARLWFDSARDARGGCRGPIAEALGLDSRRLRGLDVISLGPGEGSKECVLIEALHALEGTIGQPLPWQTMALVDVSISLLVRAATSARKIVSEREDLPHTHVLAFCADFEEGPLGFVNRLPTERYDADAGRRLVCVLGNVFGNVRDEEHFLREKLARLVRPGDLLWLEVGLRNDPISSDPLYALLARADRQETAAETNRRLLLEGPYRAWESALGRSHARVEMRLTLREDDEASRIPGSCNFCHDLWLVEERRALTMLYSRRYELGALTRWLDARGYQLLRQQSVPDSKGRPRVAHLLLRRTSEPEKR from the coding sequence ATGCGCTCACGACGAACCACCGACCGCTCCAGCAGCGACGTCGAGAGCGCGCGCCCGTCGCGCCCCACCGCGCCGAGCCAGCTGCTCGAGCTCTTCTTCTCGACCTGCGCCGAGCTCGGCATCGAGAGCGATCGCGACGTCGCGGCGCTCGCGGGCGTGAGCGTCGAGAACGTCGCGAACTGGCGCTCCGGCGCGGTGCGCGAGCTCAAGCCGTACAAGCTCGCCGGGGTCAAGCGCGCCATCGCCGCGCGCATCGCGCAGCTCAAGGATCGCGCGAGCCTGATGGACTCGACGGTCCACCTGAAGCTTCGCCCGCTCGAGATCGAAGAAGGCTCGAGCCCCGCGGAGCAGCAACGCAAGCTGCGCGACCGCGTGCACTACGACTACGTGGGGCACCAGTTCCTCTACTCCGAGGCCCAGGGCGCGCTCGCGTGGGAGAGCATCATCCGCTCGGGCTACGAGCAGGACTCGTGGCTGCGCGGCGTGCGCGACCAAGCGCGCCTCTGGTTCGACTCGGCGCGCGACGCGCGCGGTGGATGTCGCGGTCCGATCGCCGAGGCGCTCGGGCTCGACTCGCGGCGCCTCCGCGGGCTCGACGTGATCAGCCTCGGCCCCGGCGAGGGCAGCAAGGAGTGCGTGCTGATCGAGGCGCTGCACGCGCTCGAGGGCACGATCGGCCAACCACTTCCCTGGCAGACGATGGCGCTCGTCGACGTGTCCATCTCCTTGCTGGTGCGCGCCGCGACGTCGGCGCGGAAGATCGTGAGCGAGCGCGAAGACCTCCCGCACACCCACGTGCTCGCGTTCTGCGCCGACTTCGAGGAGGGCCCGCTCGGCTTCGTCAATCGCCTGCCCACCGAGCGCTACGACGCCGACGCGGGGCGACGCCTCGTGTGCGTGCTCGGCAACGTCTTCGGCAACGTGCGCGACGAGGAGCACTTCCTCCGCGAGAAGCTCGCGCGCCTGGTGCGTCCCGGCGATCTCCTCTGGCTCGAGGTGGGGCTGCGCAACGATCCGATCTCGAGCGATCCGCTCTACGCGCTGCTCGCACGCGCCGATCGCCAGGAGACCGCGGCCGAGACCAACCGTCGCCTGCTCCTCGAGGGCCCCTATCGCGCGTGGGAGAGCGCGCTCGGCCGCAGCCACGCGCGCGTCGAGATGCGCCTCACGCTGCGCGAGGACGACGAAGCATCGCGCATCCCCGGCTCGTGCAACTTCTGCCACGACCTCTGGCTCGTCGAGGAACGCCGCGCGCTCACGATGCTCTACAGCCGACGCTACGAGCTCGGCGCGCTCACCCGCTGGCTCGACGCGCGCGGCTACCAGCTGCTCCGCCAGCAGAGCGTCCCGGACAGCAAGGGCCGCCCGCGCGTCGCGCACCTGCTCCTGCGCCGCACCAGCGAGCCCGAGAAGCGCTGA